The Henckelia pumila isolate YLH828 chromosome 2, ASM3356847v2, whole genome shotgun sequence genome includes a window with the following:
- the LOC140881614 gene encoding cytochrome b561 and DOMON domain-containing protein At5g47530-like — MDCKISMNALLFCVVFLFASSNAQNCAFSFGNERNYATCVTLPVLNAFLHWTYHQSNHTVDLAYRHTQVTSSNWVAWALNPSGGAMAGAQCLVAFSNSSGGGVVEAYTSPIPIPGYRSTRLQQGPLSFQVPKLAAELDGNQMTIFATVVLPSAGTNFVQVWQHGDVSGNRPQIHPQTPDHLGSSGSIDFSSGVTVDTGVASAGSKLRRKNVHGVVNVVSWGILIPIGAMTARYLKVFKAANPAWFYLHAACQTSAYIVGVAGWATGLKLGSDSPGVVHSLHRNIGITLFALGTLQVFALLLRPKPDHKYRIYWNVYHIGIGYSVIILSIINIFQGLDILDPEKKWKRAYIGVLIFLGANAAILEAFTWFIVIKRKKRPDSDKYPHTVNGTNGYGA; from the exons ATGGATTGCAAAATCTCGATGAACGCTCTCCTTTTTTGTGTCGTATTTCTCTTTGCTTCGTCCAATGCTCAGAACTGCGCCTTCTCATTCGGCAACGAGCGAAATTACGCGACCTGCGTCACTCTCCCTGTATTGAACGCCTTCCTTCACTGGACCTATCACCAGTCGAACCACACAGTTGATTTAGCGTACAGGCACACGCAGGTCACCAGCTCCAATTGGGTTGCGTGGGCGCTGAACCCAAGCGGTGGCGCCATGGCCGGGGCGCAGTGCTTGGTGGCTTTCTCCAACTCTAGTGGTGGTGGTGTTGTTGAGGCATACACCTCTCCCATTCCGATACCCGGTTATAGATCCACGCGGCTGCAGCAGGGCCCGTTGAGCTTCCAGGTCCCCAAGCTTGCCGCAGAATTGGATGGCAACCAGATGACCATCTTCGCTACTGTGGTGCTCCCAAGCGCGGGGACCAATTTTGTCCAAGTTTGGCAACACGGGGATGTGTCGGGGAATAGGCCTCAGATACACCCGCAAACTCCGGACCATCTGGGATCTTCCGGGTCCATAGATTTCTCCAGCGGAGTAACTGTTGACACCGGAGTGGCCAGCGCAGGGTCGAAATTACGCAGGAAAAAC GTTCATGGAGTTGTGAATGTGGTGAGTTGGGGAATTTTGATTCCCATTGGAGCCATGACCGCGAGGTACTTGAAGGTCTTCAAGGCCGCAAATCCGGCGTGGTTTTACCTGCACGCTGCGTGCCAAACTTCGGCGTATATCGTAGGCGTCGCAGGCTGGGCCACAGGCCTCAAACTCGGCAGTGATTCTCCCGGAGTAGTGCATTCCCTTCACAGAAATATCGGAATCACCTTGTTTGCCCTTGGAACACTTCag GTGTTTGCCCTGCTGTTGAGGCCGAAGCCGGATCATAAATACAGGATCTACTGGAACGTGTACCATATCGGGATTGGATACTCGGTGATCATCCTTAGTATCATAAACATATTCCAAGGATTGGACATCTTGGATCCGGAGAAGAAATGGAAACGAGCCTACATCGGGGTTCTCATCTTTCTTGGAGCCAATGCTGCTATATTGGAAGCTTTTACATGGTTTATTGTGATCAAGAGAAAGAAGCGACCGGATTCTGATAAATACCCGCATACCGTCAACGGTACCAATGGATATGGAGCTTAG